One genomic region from Ralstonia pseudosolanacearum encodes:
- a CDS encoding F0F1 ATP synthase subunit epsilon, whose protein sequence is MPLLTVDVVTAEERLYQGTAKFVVVPGTEGELGILPGHEPLLTRLRPGTVRVTLENDEEIILFVAGGFAHILPQEVILLADTAVRARDLDEAKAQQARKAAEELLQNSRSKIDYARAQAELAEAMAQLAAIERARRRRR, encoded by the coding sequence ATGCCGCTGCTGACCGTGGACGTCGTGACCGCAGAGGAGCGGCTGTACCAGGGCACCGCCAAATTCGTGGTGGTGCCGGGCACAGAAGGCGAACTGGGCATCCTGCCCGGCCACGAGCCGCTGCTGACGCGACTGCGCCCCGGCACCGTGCGCGTGACGCTGGAGAATGACGAAGAGATCATCCTCTTCGTCGCGGGCGGTTTCGCGCACATCCTGCCGCAGGAGGTGATCCTGCTGGCCGACACGGCGGTGCGCGCCCGCGATCTGGACGAGGCCAAGGCCCAGCAGGCGCGCAAGGCCGCCGAAGAACTGTTGCAGAACAGCCGCAGCAAGATCGACTACGCCCGCGCCCAGGCCGAGCTGGCCGAAGCCATGGCGCAGCTGGCCGCCATCGAGCGCGCGCGCCGTCGGCGGAGATAG
- a CDS encoding TonB-dependent receptor plug domain-containing protein → MFALGGLLIAPGLHAETDLTELPLEQLMQVQVTSASKYAQPASEAPANMSVITAADIKAYGWRTLADILRSLPGLYTNYDRSYTELGARGFLRAGDYDTRFLLLIDGYRTNDSIFDEAAIGTDFPIDVDLIDRVEYVPGAGSAVYGSNALFGVINVITRRGGDIGGVQASASTGSLQAREGRVTWGDRAQGGAEWLLSASVGDAPGRDLYFAEFDRPETNHGVAVGMDFDRRKQAFAKGSAGEFGLTFAHGERTKGTPTAPYDQLFNASQSRTVDARDSLNGTWQHALDEASDVSARVYWGRYTSRGDYVYDYPPVTLNRDLYDSAWYGTELKFVTRRIERHTLVIGTELQRDYRDAMRNFDVSPYRSYLDDHRNNSRVGLYAQDQFALHPGWLLDTAVRYDRSTFVPGIFSPRVGLIWRAAPGTTLKALYGMAYRAPNVYELYYQTSAPGGQETNAGLAAERIRTYETVLEQQVGAAGRATLSVYQSNISDLISQMLDSNTGLLVFQNVARTRTRGAELGYEQSWPGGTRLRGSYSLQRSTDLDSGQTLLNSPRHLAKLNVTTPLWRDDVRLGLEAQYVGSRLAQAGLAGGFWLANVTLLATRLAPGLEMSVSVYNLFDRRYADPAGPELTQAVIRQDGRTFRLKLTQTFR, encoded by the coding sequence ATGTTTGCGTTGGGTGGCCTGCTGATCGCGCCGGGCCTGCATGCGGAAACCGACCTGACCGAGCTGCCGCTCGAGCAGCTGATGCAGGTGCAGGTGACCAGCGCCTCCAAATACGCGCAGCCGGCCAGCGAAGCGCCGGCGAACATGTCGGTCATCACGGCGGCGGACATCAAGGCCTACGGCTGGCGCACCCTGGCCGACATCCTGCGCAGCCTGCCGGGCCTCTACACCAACTATGACCGCAGCTACACCGAACTGGGCGCGCGCGGCTTCCTGCGCGCTGGCGACTACGACACCCGCTTCCTGCTGCTGATCGACGGCTACCGGACCAACGATTCCATCTTCGACGAAGCCGCCATCGGCACCGATTTCCCGATCGACGTCGACCTGATCGACCGCGTGGAATACGTGCCCGGTGCGGGTTCCGCGGTCTACGGCTCCAACGCGCTGTTCGGCGTCATCAACGTCATCACCCGGCGCGGGGGCGACATCGGCGGCGTGCAGGCCAGCGCCTCGACCGGCAGCCTGCAGGCCAGGGAAGGGCGCGTGACGTGGGGCGACCGCGCCCAAGGCGGTGCCGAATGGCTGCTTTCGGCCAGCGTCGGCGACGCGCCGGGACGCGACCTGTACTTCGCCGAGTTCGATCGGCCCGAGACCAACCACGGCGTCGCCGTGGGCATGGATTTCGACCGCCGCAAGCAGGCCTTCGCCAAGGGCAGCGCAGGGGAGTTCGGCCTGACGTTCGCTCACGGCGAGCGCACCAAGGGCACGCCGACGGCGCCGTACGACCAGCTGTTCAATGCCTCGCAATCGCGCACGGTCGATGCGCGCGACAGCCTCAATGGGACCTGGCAGCACGCACTGGACGAGGCCAGCGATGTGTCGGCCCGGGTCTACTGGGGGCGCTACACCTCGCGCGGCGATTACGTCTATGACTATCCGCCCGTCACGCTCAACCGCGACCTGTACGACTCGGCCTGGTACGGCACGGAGCTGAAGTTCGTCACGCGCCGGATCGAGCGCCATACGCTGGTGATCGGCACGGAGCTGCAGCGCGACTATCGCGATGCCATGCGCAATTTCGATGTCTCGCCCTACCGGAGCTATCTGGACGACCATCGCAACAACAGCCGCGTCGGCCTCTACGCGCAGGACCAGTTCGCGCTGCATCCAGGCTGGCTGCTGGACACGGCCGTGCGCTACGACCGCTCGACCTTCGTGCCCGGCATCTTCAGCCCGCGCGTGGGGCTGATCTGGCGCGCCGCGCCGGGCACGACGCTCAAGGCGCTGTACGGCATGGCCTACCGCGCGCCCAACGTCTACGAGTTGTACTACCAGACCTCGGCGCCCGGCGGGCAGGAGACGAATGCCGGGCTAGCGGCCGAGCGCATCCGCACCTACGAGACCGTGCTGGAGCAGCAGGTGGGGGCCGCGGGCCGGGCCACGCTGTCGGTGTACCAGAGCAACATTTCGGACCTCATCAGCCAGATGCTGGACTCGAATACCGGGCTGCTGGTGTTCCAGAACGTGGCGCGTACGCGCACGCGCGGCGCGGAGCTCGGCTATGAGCAGTCCTGGCCGGGCGGCACGCGGCTGCGCGGCAGCTACAGCCTGCAGCGCAGCACGGATCTCGACAGCGGCCAGACGCTGCTGAACTCGCCGCGCCACCTGGCCAAGCTCAACGTCACCACGCCGCTGTGGCGCGATGACGTGCGGCTGGGTCTGGAGGCCCAGTACGTCGGCAGCCGCCTGGCGCAGGCGGGGCTGGCCGGCGGCTTCTGGCTGGCCAATGTGACGCTGCTGGCGACCCGGCTGGCGCCCGGCCTGGAGATGTCGGTCAGCGTCTACAACCTGTTCGACCGCCGCTACGCGGACCCGGCCGGGCCGGAGCTGACGCAAGCGGTCATCCGGCAGGACGGCCGCACCTTCCGGCTCAAGCTCACTCAGACCTTCCGATGA
- a CDS encoding YfiR family protein, which produces MRRARSLLRLSGRVSPRWLCAALGVACAAIAWMGAARAQVQASEVEVKAAFIYNFALFTSWPAGTLLANAPMVLCVVPDHALQAALGRLAGKSVHGHRLEVRRISDGAVAGCHVAVLDDRAPSQAIRLDPAAPVLTVVDGGRVARAGGASGTMIALSLQDSRVVFDIDAAAARQAGLQLSSQLLRLARSVQ; this is translated from the coding sequence ATGAGGCGCGCGCGTTCCCTCCTCCGGTTGTCCGGGCGCGTCAGCCCGCGGTGGCTCTGCGCCGCCCTGGGCGTGGCGTGCGCGGCCATCGCCTGGATGGGCGCCGCGCGCGCCCAGGTGCAGGCGAGCGAGGTCGAGGTCAAGGCCGCGTTCATCTACAACTTCGCGCTGTTCACCTCCTGGCCCGCGGGCACGCTGCTTGCCAACGCTCCCATGGTGCTGTGCGTGGTGCCCGACCATGCGCTGCAGGCTGCGCTGGGCCGGCTGGCGGGGAAATCCGTGCACGGGCATCGGCTGGAAGTGCGCCGCATCAGCGACGGCGCCGTCGCGGGCTGCCACGTGGCGGTGCTGGACGATCGCGCGCCCAGCCAGGCGATCCGCCTGGACCCGGCCGCCCCGGTGCTGACCGTGGTCGACGGGGGCCGGGTGGCGCGGGCGGGCGGCGCGTCCGGCACGATGATCGCGCTGTCGCTGCAGGACAGCCGGGTGGTGTTCGACATCGATGCGGCCGCGGCCCGCCAGGCCGGGCTGCAGCTCAGTTCCCAACTCTTGCGACTGGCCAGGAGCGTGCAATGA
- a CDS encoding putative bifunctional diguanylate cyclase/phosphodiesterase translates to MMMAFKPWRPQLSRAVLRTNMAAAGAALAIAGVLLIAFQFVALRAALVRDVHVQARIIGANSVAALLFNDRRAAEETLGALAGSPSLRAAGVFTAQRVPLGLYQRGEAAPVWAPDAALMRDHDESTATRLQVVEPIFSERRVIGYVVIRSTLDDLYLQLLGYAALTVAVGIGAMGLAYLVIARTRRAVLQAEAHLDYLAHVDSVTDLPNRHAFNERLREALESAGQAGAIGLLLLDLDNFKVVNDTLGHNNGDRLLRQVARRLSDVIEQSNVRAALCRIGGDEFAVIAELSRPGSIADPEAAGLSSALANRILAALAAPFALDLHQIYVTASVGVSLYPHDAGDVQSLTRNADAAMYSAKNRGKNAAACFTAEMDQQARRRLRVESDLRRALEHEELLLVYQPQIRLDALAEAGVHVCSAHVHGVEALVRWRHPEIGLIGPGEFIAVAEETGLIVPLGLWVLRTACQQAAQWLHEGRATLRVAVNLSPRQARDPALAENVLGILRETGLPPHLLELEITESVLMEDIDANIRLLEALHAAGVNLSIDDFGTGYSSLAYLQRFPIHKLKIDRSFVQRMPGDGEAIASAVIAMAHSLRMQVVAEGVEHAGQLAWLREAGCDLGQGYLFSRPLHAEQLMSWLRRQDSAVPASGAEITQSTERTDAS, encoded by the coding sequence ATGATGATGGCTTTCAAGCCCTGGCGGCCCCAGCTCAGTCGCGCTGTCTTGCGGACCAACATGGCGGCCGCGGGCGCGGCGCTGGCCATCGCCGGCGTGCTGCTGATCGCGTTCCAGTTCGTGGCGCTGCGTGCGGCGCTGGTGCGCGATGTCCACGTGCAGGCGCGCATCATCGGCGCCAACAGCGTGGCGGCGCTGCTGTTCAACGACCGGCGCGCGGCCGAAGAGACGCTCGGCGCGCTGGCCGGTTCGCCGTCGCTGCGCGCGGCCGGCGTGTTCACCGCGCAGCGCGTGCCGCTCGGGCTGTATCAGCGCGGGGAAGCGGCGCCGGTGTGGGCGCCCGACGCGGCCCTGATGCGCGACCACGACGAGTCCACCGCGACGCGGCTGCAGGTGGTGGAGCCCATCTTCTCCGAGCGGCGCGTGATCGGTTATGTCGTCATCCGCTCGACCCTCGACGATCTTTACCTGCAGCTGCTGGGCTACGCCGCGCTGACGGTGGCGGTCGGGATCGGCGCCATGGGGCTGGCCTACCTGGTGATCGCCCGCACACGGCGGGCCGTGCTGCAGGCCGAGGCGCATCTCGACTACCTGGCCCACGTCGATTCCGTGACCGATCTGCCCAACCGGCACGCCTTCAACGAGCGGCTGCGGGAAGCGCTCGAATCGGCCGGGCAGGCCGGCGCGATCGGGCTGCTGCTGCTGGACCTGGACAACTTCAAGGTGGTCAACGACACGCTCGGCCACAACAACGGCGACCGGCTGCTGCGCCAGGTGGCGCGCCGGCTCAGCGATGTGATCGAGCAATCCAATGTGCGCGCCGCGCTGTGCCGCATCGGCGGAGACGAGTTCGCCGTGATCGCCGAGCTGTCGCGGCCCGGGTCGATCGCCGACCCGGAGGCCGCCGGGCTGTCCAGCGCGCTCGCCAACCGCATCCTGGCCGCGCTGGCGGCACCGTTCGCGCTGGACCTGCACCAGATCTACGTCACGGCCAGCGTGGGCGTGAGCCTGTATCCGCACGATGCCGGCGACGTGCAGTCGCTCACCCGCAATGCCGATGCGGCGATGTACTCCGCCAAGAACCGCGGCAAGAACGCCGCGGCCTGCTTCACCGCCGAGATGGACCAGCAGGCGCGCCGCCGCCTGCGCGTGGAGTCGGACCTGCGCCGCGCGCTCGAACACGAAGAGCTGCTGCTGGTCTACCAGCCGCAGATCCGCCTGGACGCGCTCGCGGAGGCGGGCGTGCATGTCTGCTCGGCCCACGTGCATGGCGTGGAGGCCCTGGTGCGCTGGCGGCATCCGGAGATCGGCCTGATCGGTCCCGGCGAATTCATCGCCGTGGCCGAAGAGACCGGCCTGATCGTGCCGCTGGGCCTGTGGGTGCTGCGCACGGCCTGCCAGCAGGCGGCGCAGTGGCTGCACGAAGGGCGGGCGACGCTGCGCGTGGCGGTCAACCTGTCGCCGCGGCAGGCGCGCGATCCGGCCCTGGCGGAGAACGTGCTCGGCATCCTGCGCGAGACCGGCCTGCCGCCGCATCTGCTCGAGCTGGAGATCACCGAGAGCGTGCTGATGGAGGACATCGACGCCAACATCCGGCTGCTCGAAGCGCTGCATGCGGCCGGAGTCAACCTGTCGATCGACGATTTCGGCACCGGGTACTCGTCGCTGGCCTATCTGCAGCGCTTCCCGATCCACAAGCTGAAGATCGACCGCAGCTTCGTGCAGCGCATGCCCGGCGACGGCGAGGCGATTGCCAGTGCGGTCATCGCCATGGCGCACAGCCTGCGCATGCAGGTGGTGGCCGAAGGTGTGGAGCATGCCGGGCAGCTTGCCTGGCTGCGCGAGGCCGGCTGCGATCTCGGCCAGGGGTATCTGTTCTCGCGGCCGCTGCACGCCGAGCAACTGATGTCTTGGCTGCGGCGTCAGGACAGCGCGGTGCCCGCCTCTGGTGCAGAGATTACGCAGTCCACGGAGCGCACGGACGCTTCATAA
- the mqo gene encoding malate dehydrogenase (quinone) gives MIKAIRVVLSGAVVCLAAFSAQAAETKKVDVLLVGGGIMSSTLGVWLHELEPNWSMMMVERLDGVAQESSNGWNNAGTGHSALAELNYTPEKSNGKIDIAKAVEINEGFQVTRQFWTYQVKNGVLKNPRSFINSTPHMSFVWGEDNVRYLKKRYEALQASPLFRGMQFSDDYDQISKWVPLMMEGRDRSQKVAATWMPVGTDVNFGEITRQFVGYLQSQPQFTLSLSSEVRDIKRNDDGTWRVSYVNLKSGDHQDVDTKFLFIGAGGGALRLLQASGIPEARDFAAFPVGGSFLVTENPEVVNRHLAKAYGKASVGSPPMSVPHLDTRVIDGKRIILFGPFATFSTKFLKNGSYMDLFSSTTSHNVMPMLHVGVDEFPLVQYLAGQLMLSDEDRFNALKEYFPLAKKEDWRLWQAGQRVQIIQRDEAKGGILKLGTQIVKSKDGTIAGLLGASPGASTAAPIMLGVLETVFKDKLATPAWQQKVHQMIPTYGIKLNNNPAKVYEEWVATAEALQLSPPPRIDLSVTPAAPAAKPAAGAKPAKATADIAL, from the coding sequence GTGATCAAAGCAATACGGGTAGTCCTATCGGGGGCGGTGGTTTGTCTGGCGGCATTCTCCGCGCAGGCCGCAGAGACAAAGAAGGTGGACGTGCTGCTGGTGGGCGGCGGCATCATGAGTTCGACGCTCGGCGTCTGGCTGCATGAGCTGGAGCCCAACTGGTCGATGATGATGGTCGAGCGCCTCGACGGCGTCGCCCAGGAAAGCTCGAACGGCTGGAACAACGCCGGCACCGGCCACTCCGCGCTGGCCGAACTGAACTACACCCCCGAAAAATCGAACGGCAAGATCGACATCGCCAAGGCCGTCGAGATCAACGAAGGTTTCCAGGTCACGCGCCAGTTCTGGACGTACCAGGTCAAGAACGGCGTGCTCAAGAACCCGCGCTCGTTCATCAATTCGACCCCGCACATGAGCTTCGTGTGGGGCGAGGACAACGTCCGCTACCTGAAGAAGCGCTACGAGGCGCTGCAGGCCAGCCCGCTGTTCCGCGGCATGCAGTTCTCGGACGACTACGACCAGATCAGCAAGTGGGTGCCGCTGATGATGGAAGGCCGCGACCGCTCGCAGAAGGTCGCCGCCACCTGGATGCCGGTGGGCACCGACGTGAACTTCGGCGAGATCACGCGCCAGTTCGTCGGCTACCTGCAGAGCCAGCCCCAGTTCACGCTGTCGCTGTCGAGCGAAGTGCGCGACATCAAGCGCAATGACGACGGCACGTGGCGGGTGTCGTACGTCAACCTGAAGTCGGGCGACCATCAGGATGTCGACACGAAGTTCCTCTTCATCGGCGCGGGCGGCGGCGCATTGCGCCTGCTGCAGGCGTCGGGCATTCCGGAAGCGCGCGACTTCGCCGCCTTCCCGGTCGGCGGCTCGTTCCTGGTCACCGAGAATCCGGAAGTCGTGAACCGCCACCTGGCGAAGGCGTACGGCAAGGCTTCGGTCGGCTCGCCGCCGATGTCGGTGCCGCACCTGGATACCCGTGTCATCGACGGCAAGCGGATCATCCTGTTCGGACCGTTCGCGACGTTCTCGACGAAGTTCCTGAAGAACGGTTCGTACATGGACCTGTTCAGCAGCACCACTTCGCACAACGTCATGCCGATGCTGCACGTGGGCGTCGACGAGTTCCCGCTGGTCCAGTACCTGGCGGGCCAGCTGATGCTGTCCGACGAAGACCGCTTCAACGCGCTGAAGGAATACTTCCCGCTCGCGAAGAAGGAAGACTGGCGCCTGTGGCAGGCCGGCCAGCGCGTGCAGATCATCCAGCGCGACGAGGCCAAGGGCGGCATCCTCAAGCTCGGCACGCAGATCGTGAAGTCGAAGGACGGCACCATCGCCGGCCTGCTCGGCGCATCGCCGGGCGCATCGACCGCGGCCCCGATCATGCTGGGCGTGCTGGAGACGGTGTTCAAGGACAAGCTCGCCACGCCGGCCTGGCAGCAGAAGGTCCACCAGATGATCCCGACCTACGGCATCAAGCTCAACAACAACCCGGCCAAGGTCTACGAGGAATGGGTTGCCACCGCCGAAGCGCTGCAGCTGTCGCCGCCGCCGCGGATCGACCTGAGTGTGACGCCCGCAGCGCCGGCAGCGAAGCCGGCGGCAGGGGCGAAGCCGGCCAAGGCCACGGCTGACATCGCGCTGTAA
- a CDS encoding TetR/AcrR family transcriptional regulator has translation MRKKTEEKRQSIIDAALHVFREVGFDQASMSDIAARSGASKATLYNYFSSKEEMFAEIMSGTAADEIREAFAQLKSSGPVADTLAVFGEHYLNAILRPSLVAIRRLAICEGDRSNLGRAFYEHGPKRGWAMLAEFLGEAMEAGALKRRNTDIAAAHLHALYEAECVELCLLGVPVDISPGRIAEGVARAVDVFMAAYGAPQAEDQTR, from the coding sequence ATGCGGAAAAAGACGGAAGAAAAGCGGCAATCCATCATCGACGCCGCTCTCCACGTGTTCAGGGAAGTGGGTTTCGATCAGGCCTCGATGTCCGACATCGCCGCGCGCTCCGGCGCCTCCAAAGCCACGCTGTACAACTACTTCAGCTCGAAAGAGGAGATGTTCGCGGAGATCATGAGCGGCACCGCCGCCGACGAGATACGCGAGGCCTTCGCGCAGCTGAAGTCTTCCGGGCCCGTGGCCGACACGCTGGCCGTCTTCGGCGAGCACTACCTGAACGCCATCCTGCGGCCCTCGCTGGTCGCGATCCGGCGCCTGGCGATCTGCGAAGGGGATCGCTCGAACCTCGGGCGCGCCTTTTACGAACACGGCCCCAAGCGCGGCTGGGCCATGCTGGCGGAGTTTCTCGGCGAGGCCATGGAGGCCGGCGCGCTCAAGCGGCGCAACACCGATATCGCGGCGGCGCATCTTCACGCCCTCTACGAGGCGGAGTGCGTGGAACTGTGCCTGCTGGGGGTACCGGTCGACATCAGCCCGGGCCGGATCGCCGAGGGCGTCGCGCGAGCGGTCGACGTCTTCATGGCCGCGTACGGCGCGCCGCAGGCCGAAGACCAGACACGCTGA
- a CDS encoding helix-turn-helix domain-containing protein, giving the protein MIEAAIEVVSERGIRAATLADVAARAGVTRGAVYGHFPGKPALVAAIIDGLMWPLDIGDDLAGYRAHPRPLRPLRRLHAQLSAQLTRCLQTPAQRHVVTLVLRESGYLACPAASADHAMRLRDKAVASLGGVMGMARDRHQLRPDLEPEAAARCLHALGIGILSEHASRRARGVPIEIRQCLRLFFEGIERAAAESSDLPACRSPAA; this is encoded by the coding sequence GTGATCGAGGCCGCCATCGAAGTGGTCTCCGAGCGCGGCATCCGCGCGGCCACGCTGGCGGATGTAGCCGCGCGCGCCGGTGTCACGCGCGGGGCCGTGTACGGACATTTCCCAGGCAAGCCGGCGTTGGTGGCGGCCATCATCGACGGCCTGATGTGGCCCCTGGATATCGGCGACGACCTCGCGGGCTATCGCGCGCATCCGCGGCCGCTGCGGCCGCTGCGGCGGTTGCACGCCCAGTTGTCCGCCCAGTTGACGCGGTGCCTGCAAACCCCGGCGCAACGGCATGTCGTGACGCTCGTGCTGCGGGAGTCCGGCTATCTCGCGTGCCCGGCGGCGTCGGCTGACCACGCGATGCGTCTGCGCGACAAGGCCGTGGCCAGCCTGGGCGGCGTGATGGGCATGGCCCGCGACCGGCATCAACTGCGCCCGGACCTCGAACCAGAGGCGGCGGCGCGCTGCCTGCATGCGCTCGGGATCGGCATCCTGTCGGAACATGCCAGCCGGCGGGCCCGCGGCGTGCCGATCGAAATCCGGCAATGCCTGCGGCTGTTCTTCGAAGGCATCGAACGCGCCGCGGCGGAATCGTCGGACCTGCCCGCTTGCCGCAGCCCGGCCGCTTGA
- the adeC gene encoding AdeC/AdeK/OprM family multidrug efflux complex outer membrane factor, translating into MIRLTPTALALAAMLGGCTLMPTYQQPAAPVPAAFAGASDNHGDTSGTQAATPVAEIGWRDVFTDPSLQRVIDLALANNRDLRVAVLNIQKARAQYRVQDAALFPTVKASGSESAGRTPAALSATGQPVVSHTYSATLGFSAYELDLFGRVRSLSTQALEQYLATVEARRSSQISLVAEVATAYLTLAADQDLLKLAQDTLSSQSDTYRLNQRSYELGTASRLTLRQSQTSVDTARVDVERYTAQVAQDLNALVLLVGADVPAELLPSSLPAPSAASGSVLATIPPGLTSDLLQRRPDILQAEHDLKAANANIGAARAAFFPSISLTASAGTSSASLAGLFKGGSGVWSFGPQVSLPIFDGGANRANLDIANASRDIAVAQYEKAIQTAFREVSDALAQRGTLGRQLDAQQSLVDATSDSYQLATARFKRGVDSYLNVLDSQRSLYTAQQNLINTRLSRFTNLATFYKTLGGGWVDTSGAPVAAARSAPGA; encoded by the coding sequence ATGATCCGCTTGACTCCTACCGCGCTCGCGCTGGCCGCCATGCTCGGCGGCTGCACGCTGATGCCCACCTACCAGCAGCCGGCCGCGCCGGTGCCGGCCGCCTTCGCCGGCGCATCGGACAATCACGGCGACACCAGCGGCACCCAGGCAGCCACCCCGGTGGCCGAGATCGGCTGGCGCGACGTGTTCACCGACCCGTCGCTGCAGCGCGTGATCGACCTGGCGCTGGCCAACAACCGCGACCTGCGCGTGGCCGTCCTCAACATCCAGAAGGCGCGCGCGCAGTACCGCGTGCAGGACGCGGCGCTGTTCCCCACGGTCAAGGCCAGCGGCAGCGAGAGCGCCGGCCGCACGCCGGCCGCCCTGTCGGCCACCGGGCAACCGGTGGTGTCGCATACCTACAGCGCCACGCTCGGCTTCAGCGCCTACGAACTGGACCTGTTCGGCCGCGTGCGCAGCCTCAGCACGCAGGCGCTGGAGCAATACCTCGCCACCGTCGAGGCGCGCCGCAGCAGCCAGATCAGCCTGGTCGCCGAGGTCGCCACCGCCTACCTGACCCTGGCCGCGGACCAGGATCTGCTCAAGCTGGCGCAGGACACCCTGTCCAGCCAGAGCGATACCTACCGCCTCAATCAGCGCAGCTACGAGCTGGGCACGGCCTCCAGGCTGACGCTGCGCCAGTCGCAGACCAGCGTCGACACCGCGCGCGTCGACGTGGAGCGCTACACCGCCCAGGTGGCGCAAGACCTCAACGCGCTGGTGCTGCTGGTGGGCGCCGACGTGCCGGCCGAGCTGCTGCCCAGCTCGCTGCCCGCCCCGTCGGCCGCGAGCGGCAGCGTGCTGGCGACCATCCCGCCCGGGCTCACATCCGATCTGCTCCAGCGCCGGCCGGACATCCTCCAGGCCGAGCACGACCTGAAGGCCGCCAACGCCAACATCGGCGCCGCGCGCGCGGCCTTCTTCCCGAGCATCAGCCTGACCGCCTCGGCCGGCACGTCCAGCGCCAGCCTGGCCGGCCTGTTCAAAGGCGGCTCGGGGGTGTGGAGCTTCGGACCCCAGGTCTCGCTGCCGATCTTCGACGGCGGCGCCAACCGCGCCAATCTCGACATCGCCAACGCCAGCCGCGACATCGCCGTGGCGCAGTACGAGAAGGCCATCCAGACCGCATTCCGCGAGGTCTCCGATGCGCTGGCCCAGCGCGGCACGCTGGGCCGCCAGCTCGACGCGCAGCAATCGCTGGTCGATGCCACCTCGGACAGCTATCAGCTCGCCACCGCGCGCTTCAAGCGCGGCGTGGACAGCTACCTGAACGTGCTCGACTCGCAGCGCTCGCTGTACACGGCGCAGCAGAACCTGATCAACACGCGCCTGTCGCGCTTCACCAACCTGGCGACCTTCTACAAGACGCTGGGCGGCGGCTGGGTCGACACGAGCGGCGCGCCGGTGGCGGCCGCCCGGAGCGCCCCGGGCGCCTGA